From Polynucleobacter sp. JS-JIR-II-b4, a single genomic window includes:
- a CDS encoding HlyC/CorC family transporter, translating into MPDPNKSLLDRLADFLTPQPTEPSERRQELIDTLREAQAEGLIDADALSMIEGVFQVGQLCARDILVPRAQIDWIDIGQPLSEIIKSVIEAAHSRFPVFEGSRDNVIGILLAKDLLRHATEKDFQVRDWLRPAVFIPESKRLSVLLRDFKDNRNHLAIVVDEYSGVAGIITIEDVLEQIVGDIEDEHDVDEEADNLIALDNGDIRVKGITELEQFNERLGTHFEVEDIETVAGLVIQHLGRVPKMGELIEIGGIEFEVQRADPRQIHILLARQSNKKSD; encoded by the coding sequence ATGCCTGACCCCAATAAATCCCTTTTAGATCGCTTGGCTGATTTTTTAACTCCGCAGCCAACGGAACCCAGTGAACGCCGTCAAGAACTGATTGATACCCTTCGGGAAGCTCAGGCCGAGGGATTAATTGATGCGGATGCCCTCTCCATGATTGAGGGTGTTTTTCAAGTAGGGCAGTTATGCGCTCGCGACATCCTTGTGCCTCGCGCTCAAATTGATTGGATTGATATTGGCCAACCTCTATCTGAAATCATTAAGAGCGTTATTGAAGCAGCTCACTCCCGCTTTCCTGTGTTCGAAGGTAGCAGAGATAACGTCATTGGCATTTTGTTAGCAAAAGATTTGTTACGTCACGCCACTGAGAAAGATTTTCAGGTGCGCGACTGGTTACGCCCTGCAGTATTCATTCCAGAATCCAAACGTCTTAGCGTCTTATTGCGAGACTTCAAAGATAACCGCAACCATTTAGCTATCGTAGTTGACGAATATAGCGGCGTTGCCGGCATTATTACCATTGAAGATGTGCTCGAGCAGATCGTTGGCGATATTGAGGATGAGCATGATGTCGACGAGGAAGCGGACAACCTCATCGCTTTAGATAATGGCGACATCCGCGTTAAAGGCATTACCGAGCTTGAGCAATTTAATGAAAGACTTGGCACTCATTTTGAAGTGGAAGATATTGAAACTGTGGCGGGCTTGGTGATTCAGCATTTAGGCCGCGTCCCTAAAATGGGTGAGCTCATTGAAATAGGTGGCATTGAATTTGAAGTACAGCGCGCCGACCCAAGACAAATTCATATTCTGCTTGCACGACAATCCAATAAAAAATCAGACTGA
- the lnt gene encoding apolipoprotein N-acyltransferase: MSSKIFSVCILFVLGATLAAIAELPYGGWLQIPVLSLLWWRLDDQRSTSFKKQFLLGLSFGIAYFVVGLWWLYISLHDVGGMSAPLACMGVFLLSAYVALYFSLATLAIPLFKKNRLFGLLLAASWVLAEFLRGYIFTGFPWMGFAETQFNGPFAPVAPFFGGLACTFLAIWTSWEIYQARKHVVSSMLLILTVIGISQCAGFFTFTKPVGEPISVRLIQGNFEQSLKFNPQAIGKQIDFYAGEITKEAANLIIIPETAFPWPLPNLPIGLLNYLQNFSNTSSSNILLGLIGEVPGEGGMQYSNRATGLSPNALPYQYDKAHLVPFGEFIPLGFQWFVKAFHVPMSDFARGKLDQPPFVIVRKDQEDLHAAITICYEDVFGGELASRIQQSNQPVNLLINMTNLAWFGDSQASTQQLRLSQLRSLETGLPALRATNTGITAVLGPDGKVLKDLPEFTQTTLGTHVQAYSGKTPYVIWGNLPILGISCLLLLWGLIQRRRFRHF; this comes from the coding sequence ATGAGCAGCAAAATCTTTTCTGTTTGTATTTTGTTTGTATTGGGGGCGACACTTGCCGCTATTGCTGAACTACCTTATGGCGGTTGGCTTCAGATCCCCGTTCTCAGTCTTCTCTGGTGGCGCCTTGATGATCAGCGGTCTACCTCCTTCAAAAAACAATTTCTCTTAGGCCTCTCATTTGGCATTGCTTATTTTGTAGTGGGTCTATGGTGGCTTTATATCAGTCTCCATGATGTTGGTGGAATGAGTGCACCACTTGCTTGCATGGGCGTATTTTTACTTTCGGCTTATGTAGCACTGTATTTCTCATTGGCAACACTGGCTATTCCACTGTTTAAAAAGAATCGCTTATTTGGTCTGCTGTTGGCAGCGAGTTGGGTTCTTGCGGAATTTCTACGGGGCTATATCTTTACTGGATTTCCTTGGATGGGCTTTGCTGAAACCCAGTTCAATGGACCTTTCGCACCTGTCGCCCCCTTCTTTGGCGGACTAGCGTGTACCTTTTTAGCAATCTGGACTTCCTGGGAAATTTACCAAGCTCGCAAGCATGTCGTTTCCAGCATGCTACTTATCTTGACGGTTATTGGGATTTCTCAATGCGCTGGTTTTTTTACCTTTACGAAGCCAGTTGGAGAACCGATTAGCGTTCGCTTAATTCAGGGTAACTTTGAACAAAGTCTGAAATTCAACCCGCAAGCTATTGGCAAGCAAATCGATTTCTACGCTGGAGAAATTACCAAAGAGGCAGCCAATCTCATCATTATTCCTGAGACTGCATTTCCATGGCCACTACCTAATTTACCCATTGGCCTATTGAATTACTTGCAAAACTTTTCTAATACGAGCAGCAGCAACATTTTGCTTGGCTTGATTGGTGAAGTGCCTGGGGAAGGTGGCATGCAGTATTCGAATCGCGCTACTGGACTATCGCCCAATGCATTGCCCTATCAATACGATAAAGCGCACCTCGTTCCCTTTGGAGAATTTATTCCTCTAGGTTTTCAGTGGTTCGTTAAAGCCTTCCATGTGCCCATGAGTGACTTTGCAAGAGGAAAGCTAGATCAGCCTCCCTTTGTGATTGTGCGCAAGGATCAAGAGGATCTTCATGCGGCAATTACGATTTGCTACGAAGATGTCTTTGGCGGCGAACTTGCCTCTCGTATTCAACAAAGCAATCAGCCAGTAAACCTACTGATCAATATGACTAATCTGGCCTGGTTTGGGGATTCTCAAGCATCCACTCAACAACTCAGGCTTTCACAGTTGCGCTCTCTGGAGACTGGGCTTCCCGCCTTGCGTGCCACCAATACCGGAATTACTGCGGTTCTTGGTCCTGATGGCAAAGTACTGAAAGACCTCCCAGAATTTACCCAAACAACCCTCGGTACCCACGTCCAGGCTTATTCTGGAAAAACACCTTATGTCATTTGGGGCAATTTACCGATTTTAGGTATTTCTTGCCTACTGCTGCTCTGGGGCCTGATTCAGCGTAGACGTTTTAGGCATTTTTAA